The window GCCCTTTGAGTTCCTTGAACTTGGTGACCACGGACGGGAGCATGTTCAGGTTCTTGTCGGCGTCCTGAACGCAGACGCCCAGGCGCAGGCCATTGGTTTCGACCAATTCGGTGGAGGAGAGCATGCGGCCGAAGAGGTCCACGTGCCGCGAATCCAGGGCGCTGTCCAGATAGGCGGCGACCACGTTTAGATCGGCCCCGTTTTCCAGGAGGAATCCGGCCATGTGGACGTCCCGGGCCGTGGTCGAGGGATAGGACAGGGACCCGGTGTCGTCGTAGATGCCGAGGAGAAACAGGGTGGCGTGCATGGGGGCGAAGGCCCGGTCCAGCTCCTTGATCCGCTCCAGCAGGAGCGTGACCGAGGCCCCGACCTCTTCGAGATGAATTTTGTCGGCTTTAATGGTGCCCGCAGCCATGTGGTGGTCCCAGATGGTGACGGGAAGGCCCGGGCGGGCCAGTTGGGCCATGTGGTCCAATCGTTCCCAGCTGGATGTGTCGGTGACCACCAGGCCGGTGACCGAGGAGAGATCGAGACTCTTGCGGGGCCGGAGGCGGAAGAGATCCCAATGGACGGCCAGGAATTCCCTGACCGGGGCCTGGACCTGGGCCGGCAGGATTCCGACAGAGCCTGGATAGACGAAGGTGGCCGCGACCATGGAGGCCAGGGCGTCGAAGTCGGCATTCATGTGTGTAGTGACGATGTCCACGATGGTCCCCGGATGATGAGATTCCAGCTATCTTGTCCAAGGCAAGGTGCCGATTCCGGAACTGCCGGTCAAGTGGCGCAAAACGGTCGGTCTTGCCGGACGCCAAGGCCCGTGGTAGCGGATTCAAAAAAGGGGCCGTTGGATGAGGTCTCCAGGGTCAACCCGTACACTGCCGACAAAGGAGGGAAAGGGTATGACTGCGGACGCGATGAACGCCATGTCGGAGC is drawn from Deltaproteobacteria bacterium and contains these coding sequences:
- a CDS encoding CBS domain-containing protein, with amino-acid sequence MDIVTTHMNADFDALASMVAATFVYPGSVGILPAQVQAPVREFLAVHWDLFRLRPRKSLDLSSVTGLVVTDTSSWERLDHMAQLARPGLPVTIWDHHMAAGTIKADKIHLEEVGASVTLLLERIKELDRAFAPMHATLFLLGIYDDTGSLSYPSTTARDVHMAGFLLENGADLNVVAAYLDSALDSRHVDLFGRMLSSTELVETNGLRLGVCVQDADKNLNMLPSVVTKFKELKGLDAAFGLFPTASGKTTVIARGNPKVFDVGAVVRALGGGGHPGAGSAAVQAPVDEVRERVLALVRAADTGDTTVGEIMAQAVETISPDTSLRQAGELMDRTGKTSLLVADSSNRILGTISSETLAKIKNEAQRDKAVTSMIRQVVVSVHPDQTLREALTLMARSDLGYLPVAENGILVGQLTRGAVILNMYDF